The window TCAACGTGCCCCTGGACGACCAGGGCAACATCACCGACGACACCCGCATCCGCGCCGTCCTCCCCACGATCAACTACCTGCTGGACGAGGGGGCGAAGGTGCTCATCGCCTCCCACCTGGGGCGGCCCAAGAGCAAGCCCGACCCGAGGTATTCCCTCGCGCCGGCCGCCAAGCGCCTCAGCCGCCTGCTGGAGAAGGACTGCCCACTGGCGCCGGACTGCGTCGGCCCCGAGACGCGGGCCTCCGTGGACCAGATGAAGCCGGGGAGCGTCCTCGTCCTCGAGAACCTGCGCTTCCACGAGGGCGAGGAGCGGAACGCCGACGACTTCGCCCGGGAGCTCGCCTCCCTCGCCGAGGTGTACATCAGCGACGCCTTCGGCAACGCCCACCGCAACCATGCCTCCATGTCGGCCGTCACCAAGTTCCTCCAGCCCGCCGCCGCCGGCTACCTGATGATGAAGGAGGTCAACTACCTCAGCCGGGCGGTGAACAACCCCATGCGGCCGGTGGTGGCCATCCTGGGCGGCGCGAAGGCCAGCTCCAAGCTCACCATCATCGAGCGCCTCCTCACGAAGATGGACAAGATCATCATCGGCGGCGGCATGGCCGGCACCTTCCAGAAGGCCATGGGCTACGAGATGGGCAACAGCCTCGTCGAGGACAACCTCCTCGACACCGCCCGGGCCGTGATGCAGAAGGCCCGGGAGCTGGGGGTGCGCTTCTACCTCCCCTGCGACTACGTGGTGGCGGACAAGTTCGAGGCCTCGGCCGAGACCAAGGTGGTCCCGGCCCAGGAGGTCCCCAAGGACTGGTACGCCCTGGACATCGGCCCGGCGAGCACCACCCTCTTCGCCGAGGCCCTCCAGGGCGCCAAGACCATCATCTGGAACGGCCCGATGGGCGTCTTCGAGGTGGACGCCTTCAGCCGCGGCACCTACGCCCTGGTGAGCCACGTGGCGAACTCCTACGCCCTCACCATCGTGGGCGGCGGGGACACGGACGTGGCCGTGCACGCGGCGGGCGAGTCGCGGCGCATCTCCTACATCAGCACGGGGGGCGGCGCCTTCCTCGAGCTCCTCGAGGGCAAGGAACTGCCGGGCCTCGCCTCGCTCACGGACAAGCACTAGACCCTCCCGCGGGAGGAGCCGGAGGTGCGGATGCGCACGCCCCTAGTGGCCGGGAACTGGAAGATGAACAAGACCATCGCCGAGGGCCACGCCCTCGCCCAGGCCGTGGCCCAGGGCCGCGCCGGCATGGCGGGCGCGAAGGGGGGCGCCGAGGTGGTGCTGGCCCCGCCCTTCCTGGCCCTCCCGGCCGTGGCCGGGGCGGTGAAGGGGACGGGGGTCGGGGTGGCCGGCCAGAACTGCTCCGCCGAGAAGGACGGCGCCTTCACCGGCGAGGTGAGCGTCTCCATGCTCAAGGACGCCGGGGCCACCCACGTCATCCTGGGGCACAGCGAGCGCCGGGAGCTCATGGGCGAGACGGACGCCCAGGTGGCCCGGAAGGCCGCCGCGGCGCTGGCCGGAGGCCTCGTCCCCATCGTCTGCCTGGGGGAGGCTCTTCCCGTCCGGGAGGCGGGCAAGACCCTGGAGCACGTGGGGCGGCAGGTGCAGGAGTCCATCCTGAGCGCCTTCCCCTCCCCGCCGCAGGGGCTCATCGTGGCCTACGAGCCCGTCTGGGCCATCGGGACGGGCCGGACCGCCACCCCGGCGCAGGCCCAGGAAGTCCACGCCTTCATCCGGGAGAGGCTCCAGAAAACCTACGGGGTGGACTGGGCCGCGAAAACGCGTATCCTGTACGGAGGAAGCGTGAAGCCCGACAACGCCGCTGAACTGTTCGCCCAGCCGGACATCGACGGAGGCCTGATCGGAGGCGCCAGCCTGAAGAGCGGGGACTTCCTCGCCATCGTGGGCGCCGCCTCCTCCGTCCGAAAGGCATAAAGGAGCCGAAGCCGCACATGACCATCCTGCTGACCATCGTCCACGTCGCCGTCGCCCTGTCGCTCGTCCTCATCGTGCTCCTCCAGGCCGGCAAGGGCGCCGGCATCGGCGCGGCCTTCGGGGGCTCCAGCCAGACGATCTTCGGCTCCCGGGGGCCCACCAGCTTCCTCGGCAAGCTGACCGCCGGAGCCGCCATCCTCTTCATGGTGACGTCCCTGCTGCTGACCTACATCGGCTCGCGCTCGACCGGGACCTCCATCGTCCCCGCCGCCCCCGTCCGCCCGGCCGGCCAGGCCCCGTCGCGGCCGGCGCCGGCCCAGCCGCAGCAGCCGCCTTCCGGGAGCCCGGCGCCCGCCAAGCCGGGGCCGTAGCCAAGGCCGCCGCCGCTTCGGAGGAAACGGATTGCTGGTCAAGCGGCTTCTCCTGCTTGTCCCGTTGGCGGTCATCGTCCTCCTGCTCCAGTCCTACTTCTGGGTCCCCACCTTCAGCGACCAGGTGAAGGGCAGCGACGCCCGCCTGCGCCAGTACATCGAGGGCTCGATCGGGGATGCCCAGATCCTCAACCCCATCCTCTACACGGACGCCTCCAGCGGCCGGATCGTCAGCCTCGTCCTCGACGGGCTCATCGACCGGGACGAGAACCTGAACTACCGCGGCCGGCTGGCCACCTCCTGGGAGATCTACGAGGAAGCCTACTTCGTCCCGCGCCCGGGCGGGCCCTCGGCCGGGGACCTCAGGGAGCGGATCGAGCGGGCCCGCGCGGCCGGCCGGCCGGAGTGGGCGCGCAACATCACCCGGGCCGAGGTGATCCCGCCGGCGGAGGAGAAGAACATCCTGGCCGTCCCCAAGGGCCGCGGCCAGCGGGGCTTCGACCAGGTTCCCGTGGCCGTGGCCTACCCGGAGCGGGTCAAGCTCACCTTGAAGGAGGTGGACCAGGACCTCTTCGACCGCCTGAAGGCCCTCCTGGGGCCGGACGCCTTCGCCACGGACCCAGCGCCCTACCTCAAGAGCGAACTGCAGGGCCCCGCCCGGCAGCGGGCGGCGTCGGAGGTCCACCTGACCGAGCACAACCCGGTCATCGTCTTCCGCCTCCGCAAGGGCGTCCTCTTCCACGACGGCCACGAGTTCGACTCGGGCGACGTCCGTTTCACCTACGAAGCCATCATGAACCCGGCCAATCTCTCCCCCCGCGTGGCGGACTACGAGCCCGTCAAGCGGGTCGAGACGCCGGACCGCCACACCGTCCGGGTGGTGTACAAGCGCCTCTACTCCCCCGCCTTCGGCACCTGGGGCATGGGCATGCTCCCCGAGCACCTCCTCAACGCGAAGGCCCTCGCCGAGGAGGCCCGGCGGCGGAACCAGGACCCGGCCAAGTTCACCATGCGCGACAGCGGCTTCAACCGGCACCCCGTCGGCACGGGGGCCTTCCGCTTCCTGGAGTGGCGCTCGGACGAGGTCATCCGCCTGGCGCGCTTCGAGAAGTACTGGGAGGGCGCCCCGAACTACGAGGAATACATCTACCGGATCATCCCGGACCCCCTCACCCAGGAGCTCGAGTTCTACTCCGGCTCGGTGGACAGCTACTCGGCCGAGCCCCACCAGGTCAGGCGGCTGCGGCGGGACCCGCGCTTCCAGTCATTCTCGGGCCTCGCCTTCGGCTACACCTACATCGGCTTCAACCTGCGCCGGCCCCCCTTTGGCGACGCGCGGGTGCGGCGGGCGCTGACGATGGCCGTCAACACCCGCCAGATCCGGGAGTTCCTCCTCTACGGCGAGGGGGAGGACATCACGGGGCCCTTCGTGAAGCAGAGCGACCACTACAACCACGGCGTGAAGCCCCTGCCCTACGACCCCCGCGCGGCCGAGCGGCTCCTCCACGAGGCGGGCTGGAAGAAGACGAACGGGGTGATGCGGAAGGACGGCAAGCCCCTCCAGTTCACCCTCGTCACCAACCACGGCAACGAGGTGCGCAAGGCCATCGCCGTGGCGGTGCAGGACGCATGGAAGCGCGTCGGCGTGCCGGTCCGGGTGGACCTGGTGGAGTGGGCGGTCTTCATCCAGAAGTACATCAACACGCTGAACTTCGACGCCGTGATCCTGGGCTGGCAGATGGGCCTCGACCCGGACCTCTTCCAGATCTGGCACTCGAGCCAGACCGGCCCCGGCCAGCTCAACTTCGTGGGCTACAGCAACCCCCGGGCGGACGAGCTGATTATCAAGATCCGCCAGGAGTACGACCTGAAGAAGCAGGTGGGCTACGCCCACGAGCTGCACCGCATCATCTACGAGGACCAGCCCTACAGCTTCCTCTACGTCTCCAAGTGGACGGCCCTCCTGGACCGCAAGATCGTCATCGCCGAGAAGGGCCCGGACGGGAAGACGCGCTACCGGAAGATCACCCCGACCAAGACGGGCAGCCACACCTTCCATTTCAACAAGTGGCTCAAGCTGCCCCAGGTCCCCGAGCTCGAGGGCTAGGCCGTGTTCGCCTTCATCGTCCGCTCGGTGTTCTTCAAGGCGGTCACCCTCCTCATCATCTCGGTGGTGAGCTTCCTCATCGTCCATCTCGCCCCGGGGGAGCCCAGCCAGATCGACCCCCTCAACCCCCGCTTCCGGAAGGAGGACATCGCCCGCTACCGCGAGGCCTTCGACCTGGACAAGCCCCTCCACCAGCAGTACTTCCTCCTCTACAAGAAGCTCTTCACCGGCGAGCTCAAGAGCTTCAAGGACAACCAGTCGGTCCTCGGCAAGATCTGGACGCGCTTCCTGAACAGCCTGCCCCTCTTCATCCTGGGCACCATCCTCACCTGGTGCCTCGCCTTCCCGATGGGGGTCGGCGCCGCGCTGCGCCGGAGGGGACTGTTCGACCAAAGCACCACCCTGCTGAGCTATCTCCTCATCTCGCTGCCCGGCTTCTTCCTGGCCTACCTCCTGATCATCGGCACGGTGAACTGGCTGGAGGTGCCGGTGCTCGGCATCCACACCTTCGGTCAGGGCGACGCACCCCTGATTTACCAGGTGAACGACCGCATGTGGCACCTCATCCTCCCGAGCCTCCTGGGGGCGACGGGAGGCATCGCCGTCCTCTCCCGCTACGTGCGGGGGCAGATGATCGAGGTCCTCGACTCCGACTACGTCCGCACCGCCCTCGCCAAGGGCCTTCCGACGGACACGGTCTTCTACGTCCACGCCCTCCGGAACGCCGCCCTGCCCTTCATCACCATGTTCGGCCTCCTGCTCCCGGGCCTCATCGGCGGCTCCGTCATCATCGAGGCCATCTTCGCCTGGCCGGGCATGGGCCGCATGGGCTACGAGGCCATCCTCTCGCGCGATTTCCCGATCATCATCAGCCTGAACTTCATCTCGGCGGTGCTGGTCGTCATCGGCACCCTCGTCTCCGACATCCTCTACGTCATCGTCGACCCGAGGATCCGGCTGTGACCATCGAAGCCGCCCGCCCCGCGCGGGAAGACCTTGAGCTGGGCGAGGAGCTCACGCCCTGGCAGCGGGTCCGCCGCAGCCTGGCCTCGGACTGGATGGCCGTGGCGGGAGGCGCCTTCCTGCTCCTTTTCCTCGCGATCGCCCTCCTCGGATGGTGGGGGACCTCGGGCGAAAACCCCCTCTTCGACTCGAGCGTGGTGCGCCTGCCCGACAAGCTGAAGCCTCCCCTGTCCCCTCCGCACCCGGTGGCCGTCCCGCCCGAGGCCCGGCCCCGCCTGGGCGTCTACCTCTTCGGGACGGATGAGCTGGGCCGCGACGTCTTCGCCCGGATGCTGGAGGGCGCGATGGTCTCCCTCTCGGTGGGCTTCGTGGCGGTGGGCATCGCCGTGGCCCTGGGGGTGGCGATGGGCGGGATCGCCGGCTTCTATGGGGAGCGGGTGCCGGGGGGGGCGCCTCTTCTCGGAGCGCTGGCGGCCCCGCTCGCGGGGCTGATCCTCTGGCGGGATTTCGGAGTTCTGGCGCTGGCCGGGACGGCCGCGGGCGGCCTGTGGGACGCTGTCCGGAAGCAGCGGAGCGGCGCATTCTCGCCCGCGGGGCTGGCGGCGGGCTTCCTCCTGGGGCTCGCCCTCTCCCCCTTCGGCCCCCCCGAGCTGCGGAAGCTCTCCCCGGGAGGGTTGGCTCTCCCCTGGCCTGGCGCCGTATGGCTCTGGCTCATCCTGCCCGTGATGCTCATGCTCGCGGGCTTCGGAGGGAAGCTGGGCGACCGCGCGCGGGACGAGCTCTCCGCGACAGCCCTCCTGGGAGGGCTCCTGGGGCTGGCGGCCGGCTACGCGGCGGCCCTCGCCGGAGGCGCCGGCTCGGGCGCGGCGCGCTGGGGAATTGCGCTGGGGGCGGCCGCCCTGGGCGCCTGGGGAGCTTCCCTTTTCCGGCTGGACCGGCTCATCCGGCGCTGGCGCCTGCCCCGGGTGGACATCGTTTTCACCATGCTGGTGGACGTGCAGCTCTCCTTCCCCACCTTCTTCCTGATCCTCACCGTCATCGCCCTGCTGCCGCCGAGCATCTGGAACATCATGGTCGTGATCGGCCTCACCGGCTGGGTGGGGCCCGCCCGCTTCGTGAGGGCCGAGATTCTCTCCCTTCGCGAGCGGCCGTTCATGGAGGCGGCCACCGCCCTCGGCGGGAACGACGCGAGGCTCATCTTCCTCCACCTCGTGCCCAATTCGCTGGCCCCGGTGCTGGTTTCGGCCACCATCGGGATCGCCGGCGCCATCCTGGTCGAGGCGAGCCTGAGTTTCCTCGGGTTCGGCGTCCCGCCCCCCCACGCCACCTGGGGCAACATTCTCTCGGACGGGAAAAAATACCTTTTCGACGCCCCCTGGCTGACCTACATCCCGGGCCTGGCCATCCTCCTCGTCGTGCTGGCCTTCAACCTCTTTGGCGAAGGGCTGCGCGACGCCCTGAACCCGCGGGCGAAGCCCTCCTAGAGAGCGATCCAAAGTTGACAGCCGGGCCGCCGCCGCCGCAATATCTTGCCCCGGCCTGCCAGGCCAGAAGGGCCAAGCCCAAGTGGTGGAATTGGTAGACACGCCAGCTTGAGGGGCTGGTGGGGGCAACCCCGTGTCGGTTCGAGTCCGGCCTTGGGCACCAAATAATTCTGGGAGTTAAACGGGGCGGCCCCCAAGTGGGGCCGCCCTTCGGCGTTTGACGCCATTCCGGTATCCGCCGGCCTGCCGTTCCGGCTCCTCCGGAAAAGACCTCCTTCTATACTCCGGTTTTTACCCGGTTTGAAATGATTTTTCTTTTGTGTAACGATTCTCCTTTAAAATACATTTACGGCGGCCGCATTTCGCACTGGCTGGCTTTTCAATCCGAAACCTATATTGAAGTAGCTCTCGGAAACGAAAGCCGCCGCCTTCATTCTGTGGGGAGAGAGCGTCATGGCCGAGCAATTTGCGATCTGGGTGTGCCCGAATTGCAACCGCACCTTCCGCGAGCACGTCTTCGGTGAAGGCACCTCGATGAGCGGCCCGACGTGCAATTCTTGTTGCGTGGCCCTGGTTCCGCCGCACGCGCTGGAAGGCGAGGAAGAGGCATATTCGGAGCAGAAGGAAGAGCGGGCCGGAGTGGTCGCGCGGGAATTCTAGCTTTAGATCCTGATGAACCGTCCCGGGGCGACGGCCCCGGGACGCAACAATCAGCCAGCGGCAATCCCCTTCGAGCCGAAGCTCATTCGCCCTTTCGTTCGGGGGGAACGCTCCAGTAGCGCCTGTACTCCTCGCCGAACGTCAGTGTGGCGAAATCCTTCATCCGGTCCAGGAACACCACCCCGTCCAGATGGTCGTACTCGTGCTGGCAGACCCGGGCGGGGAAGCCCTCCAGCTCCTCCTCATATCGCTTGCCGCGGGCGTCCAGCGCCTCGAGGCGCAGCCGGCGGAAGCGGAGCACCCGCCCGTGCAGGTCCGGGATGCTCAGGCAGCCCTCCCACTCCTCCTCCGTCTCCTGGCCGAGGGGCGTGATTTTCGGATTCACCGCCACCCGCAGGGTGGACTCCTCCTCCGGGTTCGGCTGCATGACGAAGAGCCGCAGCGCGAAGTGGACCTGGGGCGCCGCCAGCCCCACCCCGCCGTACTCCCCCATCGTCTCGACCATGCTCTCGATTAGCTGGAGGAAATCCGGGCTCTTGAGCTCCTCCGCGGTGACCGCCCGCGCCGCCTGGCGCAGCACCGGATGGCCGAGCCGGGACACCTTCAGGATGGCCATGCCCTCTCCTCTCCTACCGGGCACTGGGGGGCAGGGAGGCGAACCAGGCGGCCAGCGCCTCCGGGTCCGACGCCTCCTCCAGGGAACCCACGACGCGGTCCGCGTCTCCCAGCCTCTCGCGCTCGAAGCTCGTGGCCACCGCCAGCACGCGCATCCCGGCCGAGCGGGCGGCGGCGATGCCGGCGAGGGAGTCCTCCGCCACCAGGCAGGCGGCGGGAGCGATCCTCTCTCCGGCCCTCACCCGGTTCAGCTCGTCCAGGGCGGCCACGAAGGCCTCCGGATGGGGCTTGCCCCGGGAAACCAGTTCCGCCGTCACGATGGCCGAGAAGCAGTTCAGCAGCCCCTCGCGCTCCAGCACCAGGCGCACCTCGTGGTTCAGCGCCCCGCTGGCGATGGCGAGAGGCCAGCGGGCCGAGGCGTTGCGGATCATTTCCGCCGCCCCCGGCAGGAGCGGGGGCGTGCCGGCCAGCCGCTCGTAGTGGTCCGCCTTCACGTCCACCAGGCGCTCGAATTCCTCGGGCGGGACGGCTTTTCCCCGGTCGCGCAGGAAGACCTCGAGCATCTGGCGGTCGTCGTAGGCCAGGTAGCGCTCCTTGTACTGGGCTTCCGTCAGCCCCAGCCCCAGTTCCTCCGAGAGGGTGCGCTGGAAGGCGGCCAGGTGGAGCGGCTCACTGTCCGCGATGGTGCCATCGAAGTCGAAGATGATGGCGGCCAGTTCGGCCATGCCCCAGCTCCCCGGCGGCCCTAGATCCAGCCGCCCCCGTCCTCGTAGATGTTCACGCCCGTCAGATAGGAGGAAGCGTCCGAGGCCAGGAAGACGCACAGGCCCATGATGTCCTCCGCCTCCCCGACCCGGCCGAGGACCGTCTTCTCCCTGAGCCGCCTCTCCGTCTCGGGGTTCGAAAGCGCCTGGGCGGACATCGGCGTGCGGTGGGCCCCCGGCGAGATGCAGTTCACCCGCACCCCGTAGGGGCCCCACTCGACCGAGAGCGCACGCGCCAGGCCCGCCACCCCCGCCTTGCTCGCGTTGTAGGCCGCCCGCGCGGCCCGGTGGCCGCGCTCCCCGAGGAAGGTGGCGACGTGGATGATGCTCCCCCTCCCCCGGACCACCATCCCCGCCCCCACGGCCCGCGAGACGATGAAGGCGCCGGTCAGGTTCACGTCGATCACGGCGCGCCAGGCGTCCTCCGAGAGCTCGAGGGTGGGCTCGAAGTTGATGACGCCCGCCGCGTTCACCAGGACGTCGATCGGCCCGAGCGCCTCCTCCGCCCGCTCCACGGCGGCCTTCACCTCGGCCGCCTTGGAGACGTCCGCCCCGGCCGCGAGCGCCTTGCGGCCCCGCTTCCGGATTTCCTGGGCCACTTCCTCGACCAGGGCTTTCCTCCGCCCCACGGCCGCCACGTCGGCCCCCGCCTCGGCCAGCGCGAGCGCCATCGCCCGCCCCAGGCCGCTGCCCGCGCCCGTCACGAGGGCTGTCCTCCCGTCCAGCCGGAACTTGTCGAGGGTCGCCATCGGATTCTCCAGCAGTCGCCGCGGTGGGGGGTGGTCCGGCGCGAACGGCGCTCACGCTAGGGGATGGGCCCGGGGGTGTCAACCGCGGGAGAAGCGGGCGGTTGGCCCATTCCCCTGCGTGTGGCATCCTGCCGCCACGGGAAGCGTCCAAGTCCGTCCGCCCCTCTCCGCCTGTGGGGAGGGGCTTGTTCCGGGAGGAGACGGTGGCCAAAGGAATCGCTTGGATCACGACGACGTGGATTCAGGGGCTCGCGGACCCCATGAGCTACCTCCGGCCCCTGGAGGCGGCGGGCCTGGAGGTCCGCATCGACTCTACGGGACGGGAGCCGACCGAGGAGGAGATGCTCCGGAAGCTCCCCGGCGTGGTCGTCTCCATGCCCAGCAACGATCCCTTCAACGAGCGCACCCTGGCCGCCGCCGACAGCCTCCGCCTCGTGGCCCGCACGGGGGTGGGCGTGAACAGCATCGACCTCGAAGCCTGCACCCGGCACGGGGTGGTGGTCACCTACGCCCCCGGCCAGAACGCCGTCTCCGTCTCGGAGCACACCTTCGGCCTCATCCTCTCCGTCGCGCGGCGCATCTGCCTCCTCAACGAAAGGGTCCGCCGGGGCGAATGGGGCGCGCTCCGGGTGCCTATCCCCCCCCTGACGGGCAAGACGCTCGGCATCATCGGCCTGGGCAACGTGGGCAAGAACGTCGCCCGGCGCGCGGTGGCCTTCGGGATGGAGGTCCTGGCCCACGACCTGGTGCGCGACGAGCGCTTCGCCGCCGAAACCGGGGTTTACTACAAGCCGCTGGACGAGGTGATCCGGCGCGCGGACTACTTGACCTGCCACGTGCCCCTGACGAACCTCACGCGGGGCATGATCGGCCGCGGCGTGCTCCGGCGCATGAAACCCACCGCCTTCCTCATCAACACCGCCCGGGGACCCGTCGTGGACCTCGACGCCCTGGCCGAGGAGCTCCCGCGCGGCACCATCCGGGGCGCGGCGCTGGACGTCTTCCCTCAGGAGCCCCCCAAGCAGCCCCACCCCGTCTTCGGGCTCGACAACGTCGTCGTCACCCCGCATATGGCGGGGCTGGGAGAGGACGCCTGCGAGAACTCGCTGCGCCACGCCGTCCACTGCACGCTGGAGTTCCTGGCCGGCCGGCGGCCTCCCGACGTTGTGAACCCCGAGGCGCTCGATCAGCCGGGGGTGAGGCGATAATTCAAGACATCCATGTCCGATTCTTTAAAGCCAACCAATGTGAACGCTTGCGGCCGATCCTTCATTTGGCGGGTTCTCGTGCACGCGCATCGCCCACTTTCCAGATTGTAATATCCATCACACATTTTCGATCTCTTTTTGAAAACTCCCTCACATTTTCAGCATTATTGCCATATATTTTGTTCAATACCGCTTCTCTCGCATAAGGAGACTGTCGTGAAACGATTGCTCGTAGCCCTCGGGGTTGCGGGCGGCCTCTTCTGGATCTCGCAGACCGCCGCCTACGCGCAAGCCCCTCACCCCGCCTGTAGCCTGCTTCCCCCGCAAGAGCAAGGTCTTTGCAACCAGACCATCAACAATCGCCGGGCCGCCTGCGACCGCCAGCCCAACCCCCAGGCCCGCCAGGCCTGCCTCAACGCCTTCGGCCAGCTCAACACCCGGCTGAACTCCTGCCCGCAGGTCCAGCCCGCCGACCGGCGCGACGACTGCGTGCGCGCTTCTTTGGGATTGCCCCAGCCTCGTCCGCCCGTTGCGGGACACCCCGCCTGCAACCTCCTGCCTCCGCAGGAGCGGGGCCTCTGCGTCCAGCGCATCAACGAACGCCGGGCCGCCTG of the Candidatus Tectomicrobia bacterium genome contains:
- the def gene encoding peptide deformylase, with protein sequence MAILKVSRLGHPVLRQAARAVTAEELKSPDFLQLIESMVETMGEYGGVGLAAPQVHFALRLFVMQPNPEEESTLRVAVNPKITPLGQETEEEWEGCLSIPDLHGRVLRFRRLRLEALDARGKRYEEELEGFPARVCQHEYDHLDGVVFLDRMKDFATLTFGEEYRRYWSVPPERKGE
- a CDS encoding phosphoglycerate dehydrogenase, whose product is MAKGIAWITTTWIQGLADPMSYLRPLEAAGLEVRIDSTGREPTEEEMLRKLPGVVVSMPSNDPFNERTLAAADSLRLVARTGVGVNSIDLEACTRHGVVVTYAPGQNAVSVSEHTFGLILSVARRICLLNERVRRGEWGALRVPIPPLTGKTLGIIGLGNVGKNVARRAVAFGMEVLAHDLVRDERFAAETGVYYKPLDEVIRRADYLTCHVPLTNLTRGMIGRGVLRRMKPTAFLINTARGPVVDLDALAEELPRGTIRGAALDVFPQEPPKQPHPVFGLDNVVVTPHMAGLGEDACENSLRHAVHCTLEFLAGRRPPDVVNPEALDQPGVRR
- a CDS encoding HAD family phosphatase, whose translation is MAELAAIIFDFDGTIADSEPLHLAAFQRTLSEELGLGLTEAQYKERYLAYDDRQMLEVFLRDRGKAVPPEEFERLVDVKADHYERLAGTPPLLPGAAEMIRNASARWPLAIASGALNHEVRLVLEREGLLNCFSAIVTAELVSRGKPHPEAFVAALDELNRVRAGERIAPAACLVAEDSLAGIAAARSAGMRVLAVATSFERERLGDADRVVGSLEEASDPEALAAWFASLPPSAR
- a CDS encoding ABC transporter permease, with protein sequence MFAFIVRSVFFKAVTLLIISVVSFLIVHLAPGEPSQIDPLNPRFRKEDIARYREAFDLDKPLHQQYFLLYKKLFTGELKSFKDNQSVLGKIWTRFLNSLPLFILGTILTWCLAFPMGVGAALRRRGLFDQSTTLLSYLLISLPGFFLAYLLIIGTVNWLEVPVLGIHTFGQGDAPLIYQVNDRMWHLILPSLLGATGGIAVLSRYVRGQMIEVLDSDYVRTALAKGLPTDTVFYVHALRNAALPFITMFGLLLPGLIGGSVIIEAIFAWPGMGRMGYEAILSRDFPIIISLNFISAVLVVIGTLVSDILYVIVDPRIRL
- a CDS encoding SDR family oxidoreductase is translated as MATLDKFRLDGRTALVTGAGSGLGRAMALALAEAGADVAAVGRRKALVEEVAQEIRKRGRKALAAGADVSKAAEVKAAVERAEEALGPIDVLVNAAGVINFEPTLELSEDAWRAVIDVNLTGAFIVSRAVGAGMVVRGRGSIIHVATFLGERGHRAARAAYNASKAGVAGLARALSVEWGPYGVRVNCISPGAHRTPMSAQALSNPETERRLREKTVLGRVGEAEDIMGLCVFLASDASSYLTGVNIYEDGGGWI
- a CDS encoding peptide ABC transporter substrate-binding protein encodes the protein MLVKRLLLLVPLAVIVLLLQSYFWVPTFSDQVKGSDARLRQYIEGSIGDAQILNPILYTDASSGRIVSLVLDGLIDRDENLNYRGRLATSWEIYEEAYFVPRPGGPSAGDLRERIERARAAGRPEWARNITRAEVIPPAEEKNILAVPKGRGQRGFDQVPVAVAYPERVKLTLKEVDQDLFDRLKALLGPDAFATDPAPYLKSELQGPARQRAASEVHLTEHNPVIVFRLRKGVLFHDGHEFDSGDVRFTYEAIMNPANLSPRVADYEPVKRVETPDRHTVRVVYKRLYSPAFGTWGMGMLPEHLLNAKALAEEARRRNQDPAKFTMRDSGFNRHPVGTGAFRFLEWRSDEVIRLARFEKYWEGAPNYEEYIYRIIPDPLTQELEFYSGSVDSYSAEPHQVRRLRRDPRFQSFSGLAFGYTYIGFNLRRPPFGDARVRRALTMAVNTRQIREFLLYGEGEDITGPFVKQSDHYNHGVKPLPYDPRAAERLLHEAGWKKTNGVMRKDGKPLQFTLVTNHGNEVRKAIAVAVQDAWKRVGVPVRVDLVEWAVFIQKYINTLNFDAVILGWQMGLDPDLFQIWHSSQTGPGQLNFVGYSNPRADELIIKIRQEYDLKKQVGYAHELHRIIYEDQPYSFLYVSKWTALLDRKIVIAEKGPDGKTRYRKITPTKTGSHTFHFNKWLKLPQVPELEG
- the secG gene encoding preprotein translocase subunit SecG; the encoded protein is MTILLTIVHVAVALSLVLIVLLQAGKGAGIGAAFGGSSQTIFGSRGPTSFLGKLTAGAAILFMVTSLLLTYIGSRSTGTSIVPAAPVRPAGQAPSRPAPAQPQQPPSGSPAPAKPGP
- a CDS encoding triose-phosphate isomerase, coding for MRTPLVAGNWKMNKTIAEGHALAQAVAQGRAGMAGAKGGAEVVLAPPFLALPAVAGAVKGTGVGVAGQNCSAEKDGAFTGEVSVSMLKDAGATHVILGHSERRELMGETDAQVARKAAAALAGGLVPIVCLGEALPVREAGKTLEHVGRQVQESILSAFPSPPQGLIVAYEPVWAIGTGRTATPAQAQEVHAFIRERLQKTYGVDWAAKTRILYGGSVKPDNAAELFAQPDIDGGLIGGASLKSGDFLAIVGAASSVRKA
- a CDS encoding ABC transporter permease, whose protein sequence is MLMLAGFGGKLGDRARDELSATALLGGLLGLAAGYAAALAGGAGSGAARWGIALGAAALGAWGASLFRLDRLIRRWRLPRVDIVFTMLVDVQLSFPTFFLILTVIALLPPSIWNIMVVIGLTGWVGPARFVRAEILSLRERPFMEAATALGGNDARLIFLHLVPNSLAPVLVSATIGIAGAILVEASLSFLGFGVPPPHATWGNILSDGKKYLFDAPWLTYIPGLAILLVVLAFNLFGEGLRDALNPRAKPS
- a CDS encoding phosphoglycerate kinase, whose product is MGNITSAIENGASKLTVEDVEVAGKRVLLRVDFNVPLDDQGNITDDTRIRAVLPTINYLLDEGAKVLIASHLGRPKSKPDPRYSLAPAAKRLSRLLEKDCPLAPDCVGPETRASVDQMKPGSVLVLENLRFHEGEERNADDFARELASLAEVYISDAFGNAHRNHASMSAVTKFLQPAAAGYLMMKEVNYLSRAVNNPMRPVVAILGGAKASSKLTIIERLLTKMDKIIIGGGMAGTFQKAMGYEMGNSLVEDNLLDTARAVMQKARELGVRFYLPCDYVVADKFEASAETKVVPAQEVPKDWYALDIGPASTTLFAEALQGAKTIIWNGPMGVFEVDAFSRGTYALVSHVANSYALTIVGGGDTDVAVHAAGESRRISYISTGGGAFLELLEGKELPGLASLTDKH